The Oceanispirochaeta sp. M1 genome includes a window with the following:
- a CDS encoding trehalase family glycosidase produces the protein MEKPQWIWIPGGGEDKNEFVCFRRSLPADRTLTTFKTLQISADSRYFLYLNGQFYGTGPGRCWPQTPWMDSYSLDDAYSRDQNLHIAVLVWHYGTSTSQYIHDTPGLSVRIIDESGKTGLVTDGSWKCARHSAYRQEVPRINISQPWMEDFDSRAFPYDWMMPDFYDAEWLPAQNVSSRFKSRIPRRSRIPLLQSEIKTPAALLRQRTINSSGQGIRIDYREAFYPGDTSTEDKLHIGFLVTCLLSAIEQSVTLTLLDRKWPLEIESIYVNGILYEILPEKNEVSIPLQKGDNLFTMDLSGAWQRLWVDLHFQAEAPLTFASPLPNMEIPFAAFGPIESISIGNIVCSDGYDLDKNHPDYRSIQSCGHPEELIPFKRLVSPGIQVFQDLPKHLSFGAVPTSPDFKELSPVRKIIIPYFPSGDGELLLDMGEEVSGFLELTLESQEEATLDILFFEYLKPGDIPEIPADLDTSLRLTTGGCPVRFRSVLRRGFRYMLVIIRSEAEVILSDLQVDQSLYPFTVIGSFSCSDPTLNMIDEICVRTLKLCREDSYVDSPAFEQALWLGDVKAMAGSNNLVFGDIKITENSLLLAADSLKETSLPDCHLPAGIHLQLTAWSLFWILTATEHISGNPSVSFEGEIYPALSQTLYHFISLINPDGLLETAAWNMLDWGGMETPYRGLIAHQNALLVKALVETAALPSALKRDRKTFTDTASSLRRAINHTFWSEDHHAYRDCMRDDGSPSPVFSIPTNLMMLYSHCVTDERQVKVKEFVLNPPEGTVLCGSPFLAGFLLDFLFQEGFTDQALNQIRTLWGSMLEEGSTTCWETFKGFYKDRLTRSYCHGWSCMPAELFRRYILGFTSTPGKHKVNLISPQPGTLKAAEGTIPLPEGLCSISWQIRDNLFDCTVIHPSGYEALIRIPEGLQTGRLELREG, from the coding sequence ATGGAAAAGCCCCAATGGATATGGATTCCCGGTGGAGGAGAGGATAAAAATGAATTTGTCTGCTTCCGCAGGAGCCTCCCGGCAGATAGAACTCTCACAACTTTTAAAACACTGCAGATCAGCGCCGACTCCCGGTATTTCCTTTATCTCAACGGACAGTTTTACGGCACGGGTCCCGGGCGCTGCTGGCCTCAGACCCCCTGGATGGACTCCTACTCTCTGGACGATGCCTACAGCCGGGATCAGAACCTCCACATTGCTGTTCTGGTATGGCATTACGGCACAAGCACCAGCCAGTATATTCATGATACCCCCGGCCTATCTGTTCGGATCATAGACGAATCGGGAAAGACAGGACTCGTGACTGACGGTAGCTGGAAATGCGCCCGCCACAGTGCTTACCGGCAGGAGGTTCCCCGTATCAATATCAGTCAGCCCTGGATGGAAGATTTCGACTCCCGGGCTTTTCCGTACGACTGGATGATGCCCGATTTTTATGATGCGGAGTGGCTCCCTGCCCAGAATGTCTCATCCAGGTTTAAGAGCAGAATACCCCGGAGATCAAGGATACCTCTTCTACAATCAGAGATAAAAACCCCGGCGGCTCTGTTGCGGCAAAGGACGATTAATTCCTCTGGCCAGGGGATTCGCATAGACTACCGTGAGGCCTTCTATCCCGGCGACACCAGCACGGAGGACAAGCTGCACATCGGCTTTCTAGTCACTTGCCTACTGTCAGCGATAGAACAGAGCGTCACCCTGACCCTACTGGATAGGAAGTGGCCTCTGGAGATTGAGTCAATCTATGTAAATGGAATCCTCTATGAGATCCTCCCTGAAAAGAATGAGGTCTCCATTCCCCTGCAGAAAGGAGACAATCTTTTTACGATGGACCTTTCCGGGGCCTGGCAGCGTCTCTGGGTAGATCTTCATTTCCAAGCAGAGGCTCCTCTGACCTTCGCTTCGCCCCTCCCGAATATGGAAATCCCCTTTGCCGCATTCGGCCCCATCGAAAGCATCTCCATTGGGAACATTGTCTGCAGTGACGGCTATGATCTGGACAAAAACCACCCTGATTACAGATCCATACAATCCTGCGGTCATCCAGAAGAACTTATCCCTTTTAAAAGGTTGGTCAGTCCGGGGATTCAGGTATTCCAAGACCTCCCAAAGCATCTCAGTTTTGGAGCAGTACCGACCTCTCCTGATTTCAAAGAGCTTTCCCCGGTCAGGAAAATCATTATTCCCTACTTCCCTTCGGGGGATGGAGAGCTTCTACTGGATATGGGAGAAGAGGTCTCGGGATTTTTGGAACTGACCCTTGAATCGCAAGAAGAAGCCACCCTGGATATTCTGTTCTTTGAGTATCTAAAACCTGGGGACATCCCGGAGATACCAGCCGATCTGGATACTTCCCTTCGGCTGACCACAGGAGGATGTCCTGTCAGGTTTCGCTCGGTTCTGCGCCGGGGCTTCCGTTATATGCTTGTAATCATCCGCTCAGAAGCAGAGGTTATTCTATCTGATCTACAGGTAGACCAGAGTCTATACCCATTCACAGTAATAGGCAGTTTCAGCTGTTCCGATCCGACTCTGAATATGATTGATGAGATCTGTGTCAGAACACTGAAGCTCTGCCGGGAAGACAGTTATGTGGACTCTCCCGCCTTCGAGCAGGCTCTCTGGCTGGGAGATGTCAAAGCCATGGCCGGAAGCAACAACCTCGTTTTCGGAGACATAAAGATCACCGAGAACTCCCTTTTACTGGCAGCGGATTCTCTGAAGGAGACCTCCCTGCCCGACTGTCATCTTCCTGCGGGGATTCATCTTCAGTTAACTGCCTGGTCCCTCTTCTGGATACTCACCGCCACCGAGCATATCAGTGGAAATCCCTCGGTATCTTTCGAGGGGGAAATTTATCCAGCCCTCTCTCAAACCCTGTATCATTTCATCAGCCTGATCAACCCTGACGGACTCCTGGAGACGGCCGCATGGAACATGCTGGACTGGGGAGGGATGGAAACGCCCTACCGGGGCCTCATTGCCCACCAGAATGCTCTTCTGGTGAAGGCTCTTGTGGAGACAGCCGCCCTGCCCAGCGCTTTGAAAAGGGATAGGAAAACCTTTACGGACACAGCCTCATCCTTGCGGAGGGCAATAAACCATACTTTCTGGTCGGAGGACCACCACGCTTACAGGGATTGTATGAGAGATGACGGCAGCCCTTCCCCTGTATTCAGTATTCCCACGAACCTGATGATGCTCTACAGCCACTGTGTGACCGATGAAAGACAAGTGAAAGTAAAAGAATTTGTTCTGAATCCTCCAGAAGGGACGGTGCTCTGCGGCTCCCCCTTTCTAGCAGGCTTCCTGCTGGACTTTCTTTTTCAGGAGGGTTTTACCGACCAGGCTTTAAATCAGATTCGTACTCTTTGGGGATCTATGCTTGAAGAAGGATCCACCACCTGCTGGGAAACATTCAAAGGGTTCTACAAAGACCGACTAACCCGGAGCTACTGCCACGGATGGTCCTGCATGCCCGCCGAACTGTTTCGCCGCTACATACTGGGATTTACCAGCACCCCGGGAAAACACAAAGTAAATCTCATTTCCCCTCAACCGGGAACTTTGAAGGCCGCCGAGGGAACGATCCCCCTGCCCGAAGGACTCTGCTCTATCTCCTGGCAGATACGCGATAATCTCTTTGACTGCACTGTGATTCATCCTTCAGGGTACGAGGCGCTGATCAGAATACCTGAGGGTCTTCAAACGGGACGTCTTGAGCTGAGAGAGGGATAG
- a CDS encoding carbohydrate ABC transporter permease, translating into MTLNKRPWVGFILPGFILYTAFMILPLFTAVYYSFFKWSGLGPKIWIGLDNYKSLFQDERLSSIFRNAIGNNFKFVICALMVIMPIQLFLAYLIDLKIVFYRFFQTVIFLPYVISTTIVGFISMLVFDPNIGVINEFFKWIGWNHLISAWFGDPDRAFTLLMMVIAWQGCAAGMFIFLSNFKAIPAELIEASLMDGASKRQRFRHIILPALEPAFANNIILGTIWGLTQFDIPFVIGGTQGGIDNSIDFMNLFFYRFAFGGGYYGETSMGFGAAISVVLFMIILVIAVIQVKFFNRFNRE; encoded by the coding sequence ATGACTCTGAACAAACGGCCCTGGGTGGGTTTTATCCTTCCCGGATTCATTCTTTATACGGCGTTTATGATTCTGCCTCTTTTTACAGCCGTCTACTACAGTTTTTTCAAATGGTCAGGCCTCGGCCCTAAAATCTGGATTGGACTGGACAACTATAAAAGTCTATTTCAGGATGAACGACTCTCATCTATCTTTCGGAATGCCATAGGGAATAACTTCAAATTTGTCATCTGCGCTCTTATGGTGATCATGCCGATTCAGCTGTTTCTGGCCTATCTGATCGATCTGAAAATTGTGTTCTACCGCTTTTTCCAGACTGTCATATTCCTACCCTATGTGATCAGCACCACAATTGTCGGGTTTATCTCCATGCTTGTCTTTGATCCGAATATCGGAGTGATCAACGAATTTTTCAAATGGATAGGATGGAATCATCTGATCAGTGCCTGGTTCGGTGATCCCGACAGGGCCTTCACCCTGCTGATGATGGTCATCGCCTGGCAGGGATGCGCCGCGGGAATGTTTATATTCCTGTCCAACTTTAAGGCTATTCCTGCCGAACTGATCGAAGCCTCTTTGATGGATGGAGCCTCAAAGAGACAGCGTTTCCGTCACATCATTTTACCTGCTCTGGAACCAGCCTTTGCCAACAATATAATCCTTGGAACGATATGGGGGCTCACCCAGTTTGACATCCCGTTCGTCATAGGAGGAACCCAGGGGGGGATCGATAATTCAATCGACTTTATGAATCTCTTTTTCTATCGTTTTGCCTTCGGGGGGGGCTACTACGGTGAAACATCCATGGGATTCGGGGCGGCCATCAGTGTAGTTCTGTTCATGATCATCCTCGTTATCGCGGTGATCCAGGTCAAATTCTTCAACCGGTTCAACAGGGAGTAA
- a CDS encoding NAD(P)-dependent alcohol dehydrogenase, translating to MKAIVQNDYASPDALKVKEVEKPKIKKNEVLVKVIASSINAGDLFSLNGTPFIVRFSVGFPKPKDFILGWDVAGKIVEVGKDITEIKVGDEIFGSTESAFAEYVVMDMEKLARKPSNMSFEEAAAAPTAAITALQRLRDGGNIKKGQKVLITGASGGVGSFAVQIAKSLGAEVTGLCSTGKVDMVRSIGADHVIDYQKEDFTKSDMRFDLILDNTGNRSFSDMKRVLTSDGMIIPNSGHGGMSYVIKAFALAPFTKKIGVMKIADLNTKDFNILRSMMESGDIRPVVDKVFPFEKIPDAIKYLEDGLARGKIVISMDSEGS from the coding sequence ATGAAAGCTATCGTACAGAATGATTACGCCTCTCCCGATGCTCTGAAAGTAAAAGAAGTTGAGAAACCCAAGATCAAAAAGAATGAAGTCCTCGTGAAGGTTATTGCCTCCTCGATCAATGCAGGAGACCTGTTCTCACTTAATGGTACTCCCTTTATTGTCAGGTTCTCTGTGGGATTTCCAAAACCAAAGGACTTCATCCTCGGATGGGATGTGGCCGGAAAAATAGTGGAAGTTGGCAAGGATATCACTGAGATCAAGGTTGGCGATGAGATCTTCGGCTCCACTGAAAGTGCTTTTGCAGAATATGTGGTCATGGACATGGAGAAACTTGCAAGGAAGCCTTCCAACATGAGCTTCGAAGAAGCTGCTGCTGCACCAACGGCAGCCATCACCGCACTTCAAAGACTCAGGGATGGAGGTAATATCAAGAAAGGTCAAAAAGTGCTGATAACAGGTGCATCTGGTGGTGTGGGATCATTTGCAGTTCAGATTGCAAAATCCCTGGGAGCAGAGGTTACAGGATTGTGCAGTACCGGAAAGGTCGATATGGTCAGATCCATAGGTGCTGATCACGTGATAGATTACCAGAAAGAAGATTTTACCAAGAGTGATATGAGATTCGACCTGATCCTGGATAATACCGGAAATCGATCTTTTTCGGATATGAAAAGAGTATTGACATCCGATGGTATGATAATTCCAAACAGTGGACATGGAGGCATGAGCTATGTCATCAAAGCTTTCGCTCTTGCTCCATTTACGAAGAAAATTGGAGTAATGAAGATAGCAGATCTAAACACCAAGGATTTCAATATCCTCAGGTCGATGATGGAATCTGGGGACATCAGACCTGTCGTGGATAAGGTCTTTCCGTTTGAGAAAATCCCTGATGCCATCAAGTATCTTGAGGATGGGCTTGCCAGAGGTAAGATTGTGATTTCCATGGATTCAGAAGGATCTTGA
- a CDS encoding response regulator — protein MYNVVIVDDEHLVLYGVCALFKNRENQFCVQNTFRDGRQALEFCQQNPPDLLLTDLRMPGMDGLSLIESLKPGFPDMKIVVLSCHEDYDLVHRAYKLGADEYLLKHNLEENYFFQTLDDLLPVKAHMPPPATEKLYPGILSEGSGYLGIIGFKQKYDTGLEVIPWSPDQTIIRQILQNNLDHSAGEHCFPGPLNEILIYFPSESREEEHKKKEIRRKAERLRLLLSNYVNRPVFLSLEHFDRASGPSVYRQALNTLELKFYSNQSCILTGNNEKRKKREKPRLSLGGEDCLFCWEQSIAACLDHGKSWMIPPRIVKSDLSFALSHLFYELEELSENREALLQVLQSGEVYDALSRIDDHETLRIWVEQKLKECFNLMKTLREGQTVIESVREYIKKNYALPLTLSESSTLFHVTPSYLSTRFKQETGIGFIEYLNRIRVSQACTLLATTDLTVKEISYRTGYENPNYLSRVFKKQMNITLSEYRKNIIDKS, from the coding sequence ATGTACAATGTAGTAATTGTTGATGATGAACACTTGGTTCTCTATGGGGTCTGCGCCCTTTTTAAAAACAGGGAAAATCAATTCTGTGTACAGAACACATTCAGAGACGGGCGTCAGGCTTTGGAATTCTGTCAGCAAAATCCTCCGGACCTTCTGCTCACGGATCTCCGGATGCCGGGAATGGATGGCCTGTCTCTGATCGAATCCCTGAAACCCGGATTCCCGGACATGAAGATTGTCGTTCTGAGCTGCCATGAGGACTATGATCTAGTCCATCGGGCCTACAAACTGGGGGCCGATGAGTATCTTCTGAAACACAATCTTGAAGAGAACTATTTTTTCCAGACTCTTGATGACCTGCTCCCCGTTAAAGCACATATGCCCCCTCCCGCAACAGAGAAACTCTATCCCGGGATTCTCTCCGAAGGATCGGGTTATCTGGGTATCATCGGCTTTAAACAAAAATACGACACCGGACTGGAGGTCATCCCCTGGTCGCCTGATCAGACCATCATAAGACAAATCCTCCAGAACAATCTTGACCATTCGGCGGGTGAACACTGTTTTCCCGGTCCCTTGAATGAGATTCTCATTTACTTTCCCAGTGAAAGCAGGGAGGAAGAGCACAAAAAGAAAGAAATCAGACGGAAGGCTGAAAGACTGCGCCTTCTGTTGTCGAATTATGTAAACAGACCGGTGTTCCTCTCTCTTGAACATTTCGACAGAGCCTCTGGCCCTTCGGTATACAGACAGGCTCTGAATACCCTTGAATTAAAATTCTATAGCAATCAGAGCTGTATTCTCACAGGAAACAACGAAAAAAGGAAGAAACGGGAAAAGCCCCGGCTCTCTCTTGGGGGAGAAGACTGCCTGTTCTGTTGGGAACAGTCCATTGCCGCCTGTCTGGATCATGGAAAATCCTGGATGATCCCGCCCCGAATTGTAAAATCGGATCTCAGTTTTGCTCTGAGCCATCTATTCTACGAGTTGGAAGAGCTGTCAGAGAACAGAGAAGCCCTTCTTCAGGTCCTGCAATCAGGGGAAGTCTACGATGCCCTGTCCCGGATTGATGATCATGAAACACTCCGGATCTGGGTGGAACAGAAGCTGAAAGAGTGTTTCAATCTGATGAAAACCCTCAGGGAAGGTCAGACCGTCATAGAATCGGTCAGAGAGTATATAAAGAAGAATTACGCCCTTCCCCTGACCCTCTCCGAATCTTCCACCCTGTTTCATGTGACTCCCTCTTATCTGTCCACCCGATTCAAACAGGAAACGGGGATCGGATTCATTGAATACCTGAACCGGATCAGAGTCAGCCAGGCCTGTACCCTCCTGGCCACAACGGACCTGACGGTGAAGGAAATATCCTATAGGACGGGGTATGAGAACCCCAACTACCTCTCCCGAGTCTTCAAGAAGCAAATGAATATAACCCTCAGTGAATATAGAAAAAATATCATAGACAAATCCTGA
- a CDS encoding ABC transporter substrate-binding protein, translating into MKRKVLTMMMLLLSCTLTLWAGGNKEETATSEPVVLNVWEHTPQFEPSLDATLQNFMQSNPDIRVEYEIKTPDKYYALLGTTIQAGEAPDLFWTNGTATTDLGNLVKQGAVMDLTGSIDLSPYSSMAKKMITIDGKVFLTPGATIGTRAVFYNKGIFKENNISVPETFADFEAILETLHKADILPLSFGGMFSWSILFHFEPILAAMAPDWLDEATAGTARVDDPRVKAAFNKMLEWGDKGYYGPGYLGVDEGGQLLAFSKGESAMTITGSWNADTLRKNNPDMEIGAFQIPTEDGRRPLVVTFSTGFCVSNDTDYPEEALRLANYLASVESQQIWVDNLKDVPGLDGVTTDDSLVKEIIASDIQVNSFYTILGDFAKPGSAPTQLWEQDNVKLLSGKYTTDEFVDMLAKEMK; encoded by the coding sequence ATGAAAAGAAAAGTATTGACCATGATGATGCTCTTGCTGTCCTGCACCCTGACCCTCTGGGCCGGGGGAAACAAGGAAGAAACAGCTACGAGCGAACCGGTTGTCTTAAATGTATGGGAGCATACCCCCCAGTTTGAACCCTCTCTCGATGCGACCCTGCAGAATTTCATGCAGTCTAATCCGGATATCCGTGTGGAGTATGAAATAAAAACACCAGACAAATACTATGCCCTGCTGGGCACCACCATTCAGGCCGGAGAAGCTCCCGACCTGTTCTGGACCAACGGAACCGCCACAACGGATCTGGGGAATTTGGTCAAACAGGGAGCAGTAATGGACCTGACCGGCAGTATAGACCTCTCACCCTACTCTAGTATGGCCAAAAAGATGATCACCATTGACGGAAAAGTGTTCCTGACACCTGGTGCTACTATCGGTACCAGAGCGGTCTTCTACAACAAGGGCATTTTTAAAGAGAACAACATCTCTGTTCCCGAAACATTCGCCGACTTTGAAGCCATTCTGGAGACACTCCATAAGGCTGATATCCTGCCCCTTTCCTTCGGAGGCATGTTTTCATGGAGCATCCTCTTTCACTTTGAACCCATCCTTGCCGCCATGGCCCCCGACTGGCTGGACGAAGCCACCGCCGGAACGGCCCGGGTTGATGACCCCCGTGTAAAAGCAGCGTTCAATAAGATGCTGGAATGGGGAGACAAAGGCTATTACGGCCCCGGGTACCTTGGTGTAGACGAAGGCGGACAGCTGCTGGCCTTTTCCAAAGGTGAATCGGCTATGACCATCACCGGTTCCTGGAACGCAGACACCCTCCGGAAGAACAATCCGGATATGGAAATCGGAGCCTTCCAGATTCCCACAGAAGACGGCAGAAGACCTCTGGTGGTCACCTTTTCTACTGGATTCTGCGTGAGCAACGATACAGACTATCCTGAAGAAGCCCTGAGATTGGCCAACTACCTGGCTTCAGTCGAGTCACAGCAGATCTGGGTGGACAACCTGAAAGATGTCCCCGGACTGGACGGAGTCACAACCGATGATTCTCTGGTCAAGGAAATCATTGCATCAGACATTCAGGTGAACAGTTTTTACACCATACTGGGTGATTTTGCCAAACCCGGTTCCGCCCCGACCCAGCTATGGGAACAGGACAATGTAAAACTTCTTTCCGGTAAATACACAACCGATGAGTTCGTAGATATGCTGGCAAAGGAAATGAAGTAA
- a CDS encoding VF530 family DNA-binding protein, producing the protein MAHSKDPLHGITLKTILERLVQYFGWKKLGSHINIDCFNFDPSIKSSLKFLRRTDWARKKVEDLYLDLDYAKKDDLWWENGKNNPES; encoded by the coding sequence ATGGCACATTCAAAAGATCCATTACATGGAATAACCCTCAAGACAATATTAGAACGTTTAGTTCAATATTTTGGTTGGAAAAAGCTCGGTTCTCATATCAATATTGATTGCTTCAATTTTGATCCATCAATTAAATCCAGTTTGAAGTTTTTGCGGCGAACTGATTGGGCTAGAAAAAAAGTAGAAGATCTTTACCTGGATCTGGATTACGCCAAAAAAGATGATCTCTGGTGGGAGAACGGAAAGAACAACCCTGAGTCCTAA
- a CDS encoding sensor histidine kinase has protein sequence MQRKIFLSFLLVIALPTLAFCLILLKINGDLIEKRTLDASVIVIQESIKRIETRLEEYHRMTMQIYFNSQLMNALEQAMDEPRPDEELISYCREILKSFVNSDKHLMTANIHTSNMDITEGAGIIMLEQVIEAYDEELNRFPGRLVWVPTTAMSTVFGQDDLYFAASRLLRQSNHTIGRITLVVREAFFHDKEAGELPLKGSRDYIVTAEGLVISSSQTQLTGSSLQKTFFQSVLKDDSGCFISDDGQSYVVHQTSGLTGWTFIRILEKDAVLVHFDSMKDSLFILFGLFILFILTFSYLLSTGLVKPLAALVHQIDYFGEGNLKISQTFPESSTSEIDSLYNSMKAMTGRITTLLEKVTEEEKLKTKAELKALRSQLNPHFIYNTLNTIRWMAAVNSQSNIEETTIALITLMRSASDMERTLIPVEEEVSNIRQYILIQKNRYHDFTLNLEISPEVYKARINKFIIQPIIENSIIHGIRDREIPGIITLQIYKRESEDSEASLEITVVDNGRGFNLSQIRESQEENIESVIHTGIRNIQKRLELNYGRSTQFSIESSPGQGTRVQFTIPWITKEQDLCTM, from the coding sequence ATGCAGAGAAAGATATTCCTCTCATTCCTTCTGGTCATCGCCCTGCCGACTCTGGCCTTCTGCCTCATCCTTCTCAAAATCAATGGCGATCTGATTGAAAAGAGGACCCTGGATGCGAGCGTAATAGTGATCCAGGAGTCGATCAAGCGGATCGAAACCCGTCTTGAGGAATATCACCGTATGACCATGCAGATCTACTTCAATTCCCAGCTGATGAACGCCCTGGAGCAGGCAATGGATGAACCTCGCCCCGATGAAGAGCTGATTTCTTATTGCCGGGAAATCTTAAAGAGCTTTGTCAATTCCGACAAACACCTGATGACCGCCAACATTCACACATCGAATATGGACATTACTGAGGGAGCGGGTATCATCATGCTGGAACAGGTCATAGAAGCATATGACGAGGAGCTTAACAGATTTCCCGGCCGTCTGGTCTGGGTGCCCACGACGGCGATGTCTACTGTCTTCGGTCAGGATGATCTGTATTTCGCAGCCTCCCGTCTGCTGCGGCAGTCAAACCACACCATAGGCAGAATCACATTGGTTGTCAGGGAGGCATTCTTTCATGACAAAGAAGCAGGTGAACTCCCGTTGAAGGGAAGCCGGGATTATATCGTTACAGCCGAAGGTCTGGTCATATCCTCATCACAAACTCAGCTTACCGGTTCTTCCCTTCAGAAAACTTTTTTTCAATCCGTACTGAAGGACGATTCGGGATGTTTCATTTCAGATGACGGTCAGAGCTATGTCGTACACCAGACCTCCGGACTGACCGGCTGGACCTTCATCCGGATACTGGAGAAAGACGCCGTCCTGGTCCACTTTGATTCCATGAAGGACAGCCTGTTCATCCTCTTTGGACTGTTTATCCTTTTTATTTTAACTTTCAGTTATCTTCTATCCACCGGGCTGGTCAAACCTCTGGCTGCCCTGGTCCATCAGATCGATTATTTCGGTGAGGGGAATCTGAAAATTTCGCAAACCTTCCCTGAGAGTTCTACTTCTGAAATTGACTCTCTCTATAACAGCATGAAAGCAATGACCGGCAGGATTACCACACTCCTCGAGAAGGTGACAGAGGAAGAGAAGCTGAAGACGAAAGCGGAGCTCAAGGCACTGCGGAGTCAGCTTAATCCCCATTTCATCTATAATACCCTTAACACAATTCGATGGATGGCAGCGGTCAACTCCCAATCCAATATTGAAGAAACCACCATTGCCCTGATAACCCTCATGCGATCCGCCTCTGATATGGAAAGAACTCTGATTCCTGTGGAAGAAGAGGTCAGCAATATCAGACAGTATATTCTCATTCAAAAGAACAGGTATCATGATTTCACCCTGAATTTAGAGATCTCTCCTGAGGTGTACAAAGCCCGAATCAATAAGTTCATCATCCAGCCCATCATAGAAAACAGCATTATTCACGGCATCCGTGACCGGGAAATTCCGGGGATCATCACCCTCCAGATCTACAAAAGGGAATCAGAAGATTCAGAGGCATCACTGGAAATCACTGTCGTTGATAACGGCAGAGGATTTAATCTATCCCAGATACGGGAGAGTCAGGAAGAGAACATAGAATCTGTCATACACACAGGAATCAGGAATATTCAAAAAAGACTGGAACTGAACTACGGCCGGAGTACTCAGTTTTCAATTGAGAGTTCCCCCGGTCAGGGGACCCGAGTTCAATTTACAATTCCATGGATTACTAAGGAGCAGGACTTATGTACAATGTAG
- a CDS encoding type 1 glutamine amidotransferase domain-containing protein, which yields MKLKDKTIGMLVGPGFEDLEFWAVYMRIKEEGARILVMGMKRGETYSSKSGGLKATAEYGPNDLSADDLDALLIPGGWAPDQLRRIPEYIELIRKMDQADKILGFICHAGWLAASAGLLEGRNVTGSLGIKDDLVNAGAVWVDLPAFRDKNLVWGRVVADIPDYNREVIKALS from the coding sequence ATGAAACTCAAAGATAAAACGATTGGAATGCTTGTGGGACCCGGGTTTGAAGACCTGGAATTCTGGGCCGTATATATGCGCATAAAAGAAGAGGGCGCCCGTATTCTGGTGATGGGAATGAAACGGGGGGAGACCTACAGTTCTAAAAGCGGCGGGCTTAAGGCAACCGCTGAGTACGGCCCCAATGATCTCAGTGCAGATGATTTGGATGCACTGCTTATACCCGGCGGGTGGGCCCCTGACCAGCTGCGTCGGATTCCTGAGTATATTGAACTGATCCGGAAGATGGATCAGGCTGATAAAATCCTGGGATTTATCTGTCATGCCGGATGGCTGGCGGCCAGTGCCGGCCTACTGGAGGGACGGAACGTTACGGGTTCTCTGGGAATCAAGGATGATCTGGTTAATGCAGGGGCTGTCTGGGTTGATCTTCCTGCTTTTCGGGATAAAAATTTGGTCTGGGGAAGGGTGGTTGCTGATATTCCTGATTATAACAGAGAAGTGATCAAGGCTTTGTCGTAA
- a CDS encoding carbohydrate ABC transporter permease has protein sequence MKRSHYERLRGSTSLTARIAAAGLLLFSLITLLLIPNIMLSSVKTKSDLINNTMGFPRSFTLENYRTVFVEDHFFRYMFNSVILSVMALASLLLIASMTAYGLSRYKFKGNNFLQVYFLLGLMFPIQLGILPIFIIIRSLGLINSLWGMILIYTANLSLPVFIFSRFFRSLPRALYESARIDGAGEFRIYAQIMVPISKPVFATVGIINFVTIWNDFFMPLVFLTGKQVRTLTLGIYQYMNNFLANWHLVFAAVTAALIPVFILFFLFTSQLVEGLTAGAVKE, from the coding sequence ATGAAAAGAAGCCACTATGAAAGACTCAGGGGAAGTACCAGCCTGACCGCCCGAATTGCTGCCGCGGGGCTCCTTCTGTTCAGCCTGATCACCCTGCTGCTCATTCCCAATATAATGCTGAGCTCCGTCAAGACCAAGAGTGACCTCATCAACAACACAATGGGATTTCCCCGGTCATTTACCCTGGAGAACTACAGGACCGTCTTTGTGGAAGATCATTTTTTCAGATACATGTTCAACAGTGTAATCCTTTCGGTTATGGCCCTGGCCTCGCTTCTCCTCATCGCCTCCATGACAGCCTACGGGCTTTCCCGCTACAAATTCAAAGGCAACAACTTTCTCCAGGTCTACTTTCTCCTGGGGCTTATGTTTCCCATCCAGCTGGGGATTCTCCCTATTTTCATCATTATCCGCTCCCTGGGATTAATAAATTCCCTCTGGGGAATGATCCTGATCTATACGGCTAATCTGTCTCTCCCGGTATTCATATTCTCCCGCTTCTTTCGTTCTCTGCCCAGGGCCCTGTATGAATCGGCCCGGATCGACGGGGCTGGAGAGTTCCGTATCTATGCGCAGATCATGGTACCCATTTCAAAGCCCGTCTTTGCCACAGTGGGGATCATCAATTTTGTTACCATATGGAATGACTTTTTTATGCCCTTAGTATTTCTAACAGGAAAACAAGTGAGAACCCTGACCCTTGGAATCTATCAATATATGAACAACTTTCTGGCTAATTGGCACCTTGTCTTCGCGGCGGTCACTGCCGCCCTGATTCCAGTGTTTATCCTGTTCTTTCTGTTCACCAGTCAGCTGGTGGAAGGCCTGACAGCCGGAGCTGTCAAAGAGTAG